The following coding sequences are from one Xiphophorus couchianus chromosome 7, X_couchianus-1.0, whole genome shotgun sequence window:
- the LOC114148436 gene encoding trace amine-associated receptor 8a-like: MKDSEEAELCFPQQLNASCSKTMLPPSVSLLIYITLSFISLLTVTLNLLVIISISHFKRLHSPTNILLLSLAVSDCLVGFLISFQIVLIDGCWYLGDIMCALYVVLDYAITAASIGTMVLISVDRYVAICYPLHYSSKVTTERVKMCVSLCWMIAFLCHSLLLKDSLQKPGRYNSCFGECVVVLDYVGGIVDLLISFIGPVAAILILYVRVFVVVVSQARAMQSHVAAVSLQGSVKITAKKSEIKAAVILGVVVVVFLICTCPYFCVILMAEDAAVSASSVTFLLFYFNSTLNPLIYALFYPWFRKSVKLILTLQILKSDSSDTIVM; encoded by the exons ATGAAAGACTCTGAAGAAGCTGAACTTTGCTTTCCACAGCAACTCAATGCATCATGCAGCAAGACCATGCTTCCTCCCTCAGTATCGTTGTTGATTTACATTACTCTGTCATTCATCTCTTTACTCACTGTGACACTCAACCTTCTGGTCATCATCTCTATCTCCCACTTTaa GAGGCTCCACAGCCCCACCAACATCCTGCTGCTCTCTCTGGCTGTCTCAGACTGCCTGGTGGGATTCCTCATTTCATTCCAAATAGTGCTGATAGATGGCTGCTGGTATCTTGGGGACATCATGTGTGCCCTCTATGTTGTTTTGgactatgccatcactgctgCCTCAATAGGAACCATGGTGCTCATTTCAGTTGATCGTTACGTGGCCATCTGTTATCCCCTGCATTACTCCAGCAAAGTCACTACAGAACGAGTGAAGATGTGTGTTTCACTGTGTTGGATGATTGCTTTTCTTTGTCACAGCCTGCTCCTGAAAGACAGCTTGCAAAAACCAGGCAGGTATAATTCCTGCTTTGGAGAGTGTGTAGTTGTCCTAGATTATGTTGGAGGAATAGTTGATCTTTTGATATCTTTTATTGGTCCAGTTGCTGCCATCCTCATTCTGTATGTGAGAGTGTTTGTAGTGGTTGTGTCTCAGGCTCGAGCCATGCAGTCTCACGTTGCAGCGGTCTCACTCCAGGGCTCAGTGAAAATCACAGCTAAGAAATCTGAAATCAAGGCAGCTGTTATCCTTGGTGTTGTCGTAGTTGTGTTTCTAATATGCACCTGCCCATATTTCTGTGTTATTCTTATGGCAGAAGATGCTGCAGTCAGTGCTTCATCTGtgacttttcttctgttttattttaattccaccCTGAACCCTCTGATCTATGCCCTGTTTTACCCCTGGTTTAGGAAATCAGTTAAACTCATTCTTACACTGCAGATATTGAAGTCTGACTCATCTGACACTATTGTGATGTGA
- the LOC114148439 gene encoding trace amine-associated receptor 13c-like — protein sequence MEGAELCFPELLNTSCSKPNYSPSDMMFFSIIVCLTSFFIMILNLLVIIAIMHFRQLHTFTNVLLLSLAFSDFIMGFLLFFQIYLNDCWYLGNIMCALITVLGFTVASTSVQTMVLISIDRYIAICDPLHYPTKVTLKRTQVSVSVSWTCSLVYSTVILKENLEQPGRFNSCVGECTFEIGLTGFIVDLLLVFLLPITIIIILYVTVFVVAVSQIRAMRSHVAAVTHQRSGKGKPKKSEIKAARTLGVVIIVFLLCLCPYFCVSVLSPESIFSSLSGAYLLILYYVNSCLNPLIYALFYPWFRKSIKIIVTLKILKSGSSDANLL from the exons ATGGAAGGAGCTGAACTCTGCTTCCCAGAACTCCTCAACACCTCCTGCAGTAAACCAAACTATTCCCCCTCTGATATGATGTTCTTTTCTATTATTGTTTGTCTTACTTCTTTTTTCATAATGATTCTGAACTTGCTGGTCATCATTGCTATCATGCACTTCAG gCAGCTTCACACCTTCACAAACgttctccttctttctctggCTTTCTCAGATTTCATTATGggttttctgttgttctttcaaATTTACTTGAACGACTGCTGGTATCTTGGCAACATAATGTGTGCTTTGATTACTGTTTTAGGTTTTACTGTTGCATCGACCTCAGTACAGACTATGGTCCTCATTTCAATTGACCGCTATATAGCCATCTGTGATCCTTTACATTATCCCACTAAGGTTACTCTAAAAAGAACCCAAGTGTCTGTTTCTGTGAGTTGGACTTGTTCTCTTGTTTATTCCACTGTAATTTTAAAGGAGAATCTGGAACAACCAGGCAGATTTAACTCATGTGTTGGAGAGTGTACATTTGAGATAGGCCTCACTGGATTTATTGTTGATCTCTTAttggtttttcttcttcctattACTATAATCATAATTCTGTATGTTACAGTCTTTGTGGTGGCTGTGTCTCAGATTCGGGCCATGCGCTCTCATGTTGCAGCCGTCACACATCAGCGTTCAGGAAAAGGAAAACCgaagaaatctgaaataaaagctgCCAGGACTCTTGGGGTTGTTataattgtgtttctgttgtgcCTTTGTCCATATTTTTGTGTCTCAGTTCTGAGCCCAGAGAGTATATTCAGTAGTTTATCAGGTGCATATCTCCTAATATTATACTATGTTAATTCCTGTCTAAACCCTCTGATCTATGCATTATTCTACCCCTGGTTTAGAAAATCTATCAAAATTATTGTTACACTTAAAATTCTCAAGTCTGGCTCGTCAGATGCAAACTTACTGTAA